In Pseudomonas lalkuanensis, the following are encoded in one genomic region:
- a CDS encoding cytochrome b — protein sequence MQWRNSPSRFGLVSIVLHWGVAIVFVGLFALGLWMVGLNYYSSWYKTAPDIHKGVGILLFLVMLARLAWRFVSPPPPALPNHGPMTRLGSKVGHLVLYLGLFALMISGYLISTAEGRGIAVFGLFEVPATLTAIPDQEDVAGAIHEYLAWGLLIFAGIHALAALKHHFIDRDATLTRMLGRAAK from the coding sequence ATGCAATGGCGTAACTCCCCGTCCCGCTTCGGTCTGGTCAGTATCGTTCTGCATTGGGGGGTGGCCATCGTCTTCGTCGGCCTGTTCGCCCTGGGCCTGTGGATGGTCGGTCTGAACTACTACAGCAGCTGGTACAAGACCGCTCCGGATATCCACAAGGGTGTCGGTATCCTGCTGTTCCTGGTGATGCTTGCGCGCCTGGCCTGGCGTTTCGTCAGTCCGCCGCCGCCCGCCCTGCCCAACCATGGTCCGATGACCCGTCTGGGTTCCAAGGTCGGCCATCTGGTGCTCTACCTCGGCCTGTTCGCCCTGATGATTTCCGGCTACCTGATTTCCACCGCCGAAGGACGCGGCATTGCCGTGTTCGGCTTGTTCGAGGTGCCCGCGACCCTGACCGCTATCCCGGACCAGGAAGATGTCGCCGGTGCCATTCACGAATACCTCGCCTGGGGCCTGCTGATCTTCGCCGGCATCCACGCCCTGGCCGCCCTCAAACACCACTTCATTGATCGTGACGCGACCCTGACCCGCATGCTCGGTCGCGCCGCCAAATAA